Proteins found in one Mycoplasmopsis citelli genomic segment:
- a CDS encoding synaptonemal complex protein 1, with amino-acid sequence MKNPKKAIATLAIASGVTAAAALVSVGTLLSLHKSQPVSREQSYFFMELQNQVIKTQNLLSNLSQEDLKNEQIKKLSLEVDFAKRLLLNPNSSISKMIEQRNELRHSRPKALLNIAKDSDEEKNLIEEYYSLVKDVDFQDAVSSAKNQVLSALKNPENKAAALQKFYEIVDPLIEKQNQFSLELETKIWTNHEQLVKNTPNLFSTQEKSVLLSTIDQILSLLAQPQYSRDAIVEYEQVYDKMINKLAKSKVEETKILNNFLENVIRVRNEINILDLNNHLKDNSLNRIDNYKSIALNSAPTLAVTKAKEIEYLNDLVNNELKTLIDETPDKNKLLVNLSQVLSVLKASSFDNNVKKLVNQQVKKIQENPSESEGDLLNSIAQATNLTTAIKNIDNLATTIKDQTITYVAERNLSPEDAQNFQTQLSDILESSFESINQYLEKLNNLYNNIYDNVLLGSVFKNSLKKLSEQILNSINKGKNVNKSDLTQMLNQVTTVLNGNVSVKELNETLRTKSNELREINRIELRNWYNISKPLVEEENNLDAKIKDKLRFLNSKAILLIPSDSTAIREDLQFLIDQYQQELQKANISEGLQDTLDKFTQTKEAINAIFVTDSGEITSAFGKKLQEQALELRKQAQITAQNPNLTDDQKKDKFLQIAKGLDNLAKNAQAFKQLEAKIASGEITIASSSGKKAEQTFLEKEALRINQVKVAALEALDNASSNVDVANLISQMDNAIAAYKEKQAEYQSTQALKDNFNLINQIFAPYSLNGVPTPMQKKILDKLSTYQQQLTDTNLTNEQRDNINSEIAKLMDVVEDAKDLEVKNNALKNLINETQNNDYGTFKPENQFNSAKNLNTEVDTFLNTLFNPNFDKSQIAQKANDLEQKHQELALAISVALLRKTNQEIQDNKVTGANISQSPYTEINASIESINTVTQNLINDNNKTQAQVDELENNIKNYLKLAKSLKASADKLQTLNQTNNPIAYETLRKALLDKPNSGTANEPNNTLIHFGDSISVIDFKTRILGAELSKTPTRLQAENNIKTLEAVYGANERNRAIFDDAIRVFETKIADYKVKIAQFYATNANLATLRDDIDFATQKEQQIKNAIDTAWNDALTLKSSLQNDYNASKTADGLRNSTHTDNVFAEFENLKDIIDNSGKKTTLTAQLLAKLDELPLAYTKDSFIQSAEELTSKINVFDNYSTEIQNNYSNSWKGILISWKDALKNTVNSYNLPADLLKIRRDYQKVSSLTSLIGQFKIIFDYFDTTSKSNPNQKNIQILMNTHPNNALFNKLQQVSQYQNADEATLYSKSSESIISLRNELRDLYFDVVSLEDAKASESDKIQKYKTAIDAKLDALASVDSGLKDQIDAKLQQLLSQTSAVTQKADLVAIDNALSEIEFKEENLKNLAIKTKVAQDLVAANSNIPASDTGKQALINSISDTYSAYKDSYLTIAPVELISKEKELEDKIALFNKFNVVYAKVQSDKANIPDATTSTHGYATGTGTHGTPQDGKSKMEGYFDHLIDLLNQTPVTQGKIFNVENTLNSLEKLINLQKDKLNIQNQVLNDSTNNYNNFEYKTGMRANYGFESDAKELADAILKSIPDNNKTATELETELIPTLVNEFQNAYDLYLARKNALETLYKNNANDKGIKVTEVEQLFTTNTTNVDSQFTALKEKADDFFHTQAEQIKNANNVATIDEAIRNAIEIDVFFEKYKKLAELVAQATTAKNTVNAMTNIANNVNVTGSIAKLDAEITKATGYYYTQKDSSLLDNNIFLLDTYIARLNFATQVATKQNELDNLTTTPSNNDYLTAQAKAPLTAILNTPFNELNANNSLETKENYANLLEKYITGSSNSSFNIGFINSKILQANIHKAQEYLTSYKAKIASNSNYEPQNIKNLYTALETKINEATVALNDNNHNEETKLRLASELYNSNNGALDEILKAESDKAKVALALHLQLDKYLANNYPNPNSNPKLQDYENIAINSIKNVDISTAQKLETFNDTLATAQTKFTDQQLALFKWEANRYNSYKDKFNEFYTFLNAANTNGASKEFVLKVTGITQAELDNFNNAANPNAADALHTNAQSYAQKANESDANIKTFLAQNNADDIINKLTNVANEFFNYYQNLISIKSIPSILLGISNFTRIKNELTDSQQDHNVRFALKNTNSETAGLTTKITDYLNDLVNISNNSSNDIRNETSEGSVSFANGTPTNITTQRTDYFNKYKEIVVAIAKAKEKLDQIVFGTSANDNDTLQKVLHKFIEGVTGFAGRANIANILQFIASQTQLAPNLPAADDKFSAVKNEYAKIANPSIESENTLANLPKNASDIDIYSAISRGFSFALQLFDWTKDINNTNLFFDYLTKSENGTLNYEDIAPKDDTSLESFKQKLEDPQITEENIEIDGTMHSAKKINPQINANGGGMLGDLFDKFNILKGTNNFFNTSNVEVFLYKDTAPNSEYVRSRLTADPSIKRGFVNLYFRFTKPTSLNNNDSAFGTVTNFGIKFENVGINFKTLDQFIIHKENIQDTNKLNETLFTADQAGWNNLQAPVRLFGVFNKYSTLKLIRDNKYYFTEGVNDPIDAPASNTTNSSPNFRVKVKLSGPYKGWSQAGSTIFWKTLNPNFTSDTGLQHQNGNNYLDGLLSSNDRNTHHYTTDYQYQYQQNVDQGKNLLFLPIVIGIPVFSTTGSTREAGLMVITWQILNRFDKDPSSTVQNISLGSADVLRHVDIYKRTTAGKAAGAPTANEPQFWDYVMSKIRIRDLASLTFDNLRGSSLWAADANVEKDTANSGKGGVGYQDFMNVVEKFDIKFKLH; translated from the coding sequence ATGAAAAATCCAAAAAAAGCAATCGCTACATTAGCGATTGCTAGTGGTGTAACAGCAGCCGCAGCTCTTGTGTCTGTGGGTACTTTATTATCATTGCATAAATCGCAACCAGTTTCTCGTGAACAAAGTTACTTTTTTATGGAACTTCAAAATCAAGTAATTAAAACTCAAAATCTTTTAAGCAATCTTTCACAAGAAGATTTAAAAAATGAACAAATTAAAAAGCTTTCTTTAGAAGTGGATTTTGCTAAACGATTACTATTAAATCCAAATTCAAGTATTTCAAAAATGATTGAACAAAGAAATGAACTAAGGCACTCTAGGCCTAAGGCACTGCTTAATATTGCTAAAGACTCGGACGAAGAAAAGAATCTTATTGAAGAATACTATTCTTTAGTTAAGGATGTTGATTTCCAAGATGCAGTTAGCTCAGCAAAAAATCAAGTTCTGAGTGCTTTAAAAAATCCCGAAAATAAAGCAGCTGCTTTGCAAAAGTTTTATGAGATTGTTGATCCTCTTATTGAAAAGCAAAATCAATTTTCTCTTGAACTTGAAACTAAAATTTGAACCAACCACGAACAACTTGTTAAAAACACTCCAAATTTATTTAGTACTCAAGAAAAAAGTGTACTACTTTCAACCATTGATCAAATTTTATCTTTACTAGCTCAACCACAATATTCACGTGATGCTATTGTCGAATATGAACAAGTATACGATAAAATGATTAATAAACTTGCAAAAAGCAAAGTTGAAGAAACTAAAATTTTAAATAATTTCTTAGAAAATGTCATTCGGGTACGTAATGAGATTAATATTTTAGATCTTAATAATCATTTAAAAGATAACTCTTTAAACCGAATTGATAATTATAAAAGTATTGCATTAAATTCAGCTCCAACTTTAGCAGTGACTAAAGCTAAAGAAATTGAATATTTAAATGATTTAGTCAATAATGAACTAAAAACTTTAATTGATGAAACTCCCGATAAAAATAAATTACTTGTAAACTTATCACAAGTATTAAGTGTCTTAAAAGCGTCCTCTTTTGATAATAATGTTAAAAAATTAGTTAATCAGCAAGTTAAAAAAATCCAAGAAAATCCTTCTGAAAGTGAAGGAGATCTTTTAAATAGCATTGCTCAAGCAACTAATTTAACTACTGCTATTAAAAATATTGATAATTTAGCTACAACTATTAAAGATCAAACTATCACTTATGTTGCTGAGCGAAATTTAAGTCCAGAAGATGCTCAAAACTTCCAAACACAATTAAGTGATATTTTAGAAAGTAGTTTTGAAAGTATTAATCAATATTTAGAAAAATTAAATAATCTTTATAACAATATTTACGATAATGTCTTACTTGGAAGTGTATTTAAAAATTCTCTTAAAAAATTAAGCGAACAAATTTTAAATTCGATTAACAAAGGAAAAAATGTTAATAAAAGTGATTTAACTCAAATGTTAAATCAAGTAACAACAGTGTTAAATGGCAATGTTTCAGTTAAAGAGTTAAACGAAACTTTACGAACTAAGTCAAATGAACTTAGAGAAATTAATCGAATCGAACTTAGAAATTGATATAACATTTCCAAACCTTTAGTTGAAGAAGAAAATAATCTTGATGCAAAAATTAAAGATAAATTAAGGTTTTTAAATTCTAAAGCTATATTATTAATTCCTTCAGATTCTACTGCTATTAGGGAAGATTTACAATTTTTAATTGATCAATATCAACAAGAACTCCAAAAAGCTAATATTAGCGAAGGGTTGCAAGACACTTTAGATAAATTTACTCAAACTAAAGAAGCAATTAATGCAATTTTTGTCACTGATAGTGGAGAAATTACCTCAGCATTTGGGAAAAAGCTACAAGAACAAGCTTTAGAATTAAGAAAACAAGCTCAAATTACTGCTCAAAACCCTAATTTAACTGATGATCAGAAAAAAGATAAATTTTTACAAATAGCTAAAGGATTAGATAATCTCGCTAAAAATGCTCAAGCATTTAAACAATTAGAAGCAAAAATTGCCTCTGGAGAAATAACAATAGCTTCTTCATCAGGGAAAAAAGCGGAGCAAACTTTCTTAGAAAAAGAAGCTCTTAGAATTAATCAAGTTAAAGTAGCTGCTTTGGAAGCTTTAGATAATGCTTCAAGTAATGTTGATGTTGCTAATTTAATTAGCCAAATGGATAATGCAATTGCTGCTTATAAAGAAAAGCAAGCTGAATACCAAAGTACTCAAGCTTTAAAAGACAATTTTAATTTAATTAACCAAATTTTTGCACCATATTCATTAAATGGAGTTCCAACTCCAATGCAAAAGAAAATTTTAGATAAACTATCTACTTATCAGCAACAACTTACAGATACAAATTTAACTAACGAACAAAGAGATAATATCAATAGTGAAATTGCTAAATTAATGGATGTAGTTGAAGATGCAAAAGATTTAGAAGTTAAAAATAATGCTCTTAAAAACTTAATTAATGAAACACAAAATAATGATTATGGAACTTTCAAACCTGAAAATCAATTTAATAGTGCTAAAAATTTAAATACTGAAGTTGATACTTTCTTAAACACTTTATTTAATCCTAATTTTGATAAAAGCCAAATTGCTCAAAAAGCAAATGATTTAGAGCAAAAACATCAAGAATTAGCCTTGGCTATTTCGGTGGCCCTTTTAAGAAAAACTAATCAAGAAATTCAAGATAATAAAGTTACTGGAGCCAATATTTCGCAAAGTCCTTACACAGAAATTAACGCTTCAATTGAAAGTATTAATACAGTAACACAAAATTTAATAAATGATAATAACAAAACCCAAGCTCAAGTAGATGAACTTGAAAATAACATTAAAAACTATTTAAAATTAGCTAAAAGTCTTAAAGCTAGTGCGGATAAATTACAAACACTTAATCAAACTAATAATCCAATTGCTTATGAAACATTACGCAAAGCTCTTTTAGATAAACCAAATAGTGGTACTGCAAATGAACCAAATAATACTTTAATTCATTTTGGAGATAGTATTAGTGTAATTGATTTTAAAACTCGAATTTTAGGAGCTGAACTATCTAAAACCCCAACTCGTCTTCAAGCTGAAAATAATATCAAAACTTTAGAAGCAGTATATGGAGCAAATGAACGTAATCGTGCTATTTTTGATGATGCAATTAGAGTTTTTGAAACCAAAATAGCTGATTATAAAGTTAAAATTGCACAGTTTTACGCTACAAATGCTAATTTAGCAACTCTTAGAGATGATATTGATTTTGCCACTCAAAAAGAGCAGCAAATTAAAAATGCTATTGATACAGCATGAAATGATGCCCTTACTCTTAAAAGCTCCTTACAAAATGATTATAACGCTAGTAAAACTGCTGATGGATTAAGAAATTCAACTCACACAGATAATGTTTTTGCTGAGTTTGAGAATTTAAAAGATATTATTGATAACAGCGGTAAAAAGACCACTTTAACAGCTCAATTGCTCGCAAAATTAGATGAACTCCCACTAGCATATACAAAAGATAGTTTTATTCAAAGTGCTGAAGAATTAACTAGCAAAATTAATGTTTTTGATAATTATTCAACTGAGATTCAAAATAATTACAGCAACTCATGAAAAGGAATTTTAATTTCGTGAAAAGACGCACTGAAAAATACTGTTAATTCTTATAATTTACCAGCTGATTTACTTAAAATTCGTAGAGATTACCAAAAAGTTTCTTCACTTACTTCATTAATTGGACAATTTAAAATTATTTTTGATTATTTTGATACTACTTCAAAAAGTAATCCAAACCAAAAAAATATTCAAATATTAATGAATACTCATCCAAATAATGCTTTATTTAACAAATTACAACAAGTTTCGCAATATCAAAATGCTGATGAAGCTACTTTATATAGCAAAAGTTCTGAAAGTATTATTTCACTTCGAAATGAACTTAGAGATTTATATTTTGATGTAGTTTCCCTTGAGGATGCAAAAGCTTCTGAAAGTGATAAAATCCAAAAATATAAAACTGCTATTGACGCAAAACTTGATGCTTTAGCTAGTGTTGATTCAGGATTAAAAGATCAAATCGATGCAAAATTACAGCAATTATTAAGTCAAACAAGTGCAGTCACTCAAAAAGCAGATTTAGTAGCTATTGATAATGCTTTAAGTGAAATTGAATTTAAAGAAGAAAATCTTAAAAATCTAGCAATTAAAACTAAAGTAGCTCAAGATTTAGTTGCCGCAAATTCTAACATTCCTGCTAGCGATACTGGAAAACAGGCGTTAATTAATTCAATTTCAGATACTTATAGTGCTTATAAAGACTCATATTTAACCATTGCTCCAGTAGAATTAATTTCTAAAGAAAAAGAACTTGAAGATAAAATCGCTCTATTTAATAAATTCAATGTCGTTTATGCAAAAGTTCAAAGTGATAAAGCAAATATTCCTGATGCTACAACTTCAACTCATGGATATGCAACAGGAACTGGAACGCATGGAACTCCACAAGATGGTAAGTCAAAAATGGAAGGGTATTTTGATCATTTAATTGATTTGTTAAACCAAACTCCAGTAACTCAAGGAAAAATATTTAATGTTGAAAATACACTCAATTCGCTTGAAAAATTAATTAATCTCCAAAAAGATAAATTAAACATTCAAAATCAAGTTCTAAATGATAGTACTAATAATTACAATAATTTTGAATATAAAACCGGAATGCGAGCTAATTATGGATTTGAGAGTGATGCTAAAGAACTTGCTGATGCGATTTTAAAAAGCATTCCGGATAATAATAAAACTGCTACCGAACTTGAAACTGAACTTATTCCTACTTTAGTTAATGAGTTTCAAAATGCTTATGATTTATATTTAGCTCGTAAAAATGCCTTAGAGACACTTTATAAAAATAATGCTAACGATAAGGGGATTAAAGTTACTGAAGTTGAGCAGTTATTTACCACTAATACCACTAATGTTGATTCGCAATTTACAGCATTAAAAGAAAAAGCAGATGACTTTTTCCACACCCAAGCTGAGCAAATTAAAAACGCTAATAATGTAGCAACAATTGATGAAGCAATCCGAAATGCAATTGAAATTGATGTTTTCTTTGAAAAATACAAAAAATTAGCTGAATTAGTAGCTCAAGCAACAACTGCCAAAAACACAGTTAATGCAATGACTAATATCGCAAATAATGTTAATGTTACTGGATCAATAGCTAAATTAGATGCTGAAATAACCAAAGCAACTGGATATTATTACACTCAAAAAGATTCTTCGCTTTTAGATAATAATATTTTCCTTTTAGACACATATATTGCAAGATTAAATTTTGCAACCCAAGTAGCAACCAAGCAAAATGAGCTTGATAATTTAACTACCACTCCATCAAATAATGATTATTTAACCGCTCAAGCAAAAGCTCCGCTTACAGCTATTTTAAATACCCCATTTAATGAGTTAAATGCTAATAATTCACTTGAAACTAAAGAAAATTATGCTAATTTACTTGAAAAATATATTACTGGTTCTTCAAATAGTTCATTTAATATTGGGTTTATTAATTCAAAAATTCTCCAAGCAAATATTCATAAAGCTCAAGAATATTTAACTTCATATAAAGCGAAAATTGCCTCAAATTCAAATTATGAACCACAAAATATTAAGAATTTATATACTGCTTTAGAAACAAAAATAAATGAAGCTACAGTTGCTCTTAATGATAATAATCACAACGAAGAAACTAAATTAAGACTTGCTTCAGAACTTTATAATTCAAATAATGGAGCTTTAGATGAGATTTTAAAAGCTGAAAGTGATAAAGCAAAAGTAGCTTTAGCATTACACTTACAGCTTGATAAATATTTAGCTAATAACTATCCAAATCCAAATAGCAATCCGAAATTACAAGATTACGAGAATATAGCAATAAACTCAATTAAAAATGTTGATATTTCTACAGCACAAAAACTAGAAACTTTTAACGATACTTTAGCAACAGCTCAAACTAAATTTACCGACCAACAGTTAGCCTTATTTAAATGAGAAGCTAATCGTTATAACTCATACAAAGATAAATTCAATGAGTTTTACACTTTTTTAAATGCCGCAAATACTAATGGAGCTTCTAAAGAATTTGTTCTTAAAGTCACTGGAATAACTCAAGCAGAACTTGATAATTTTAATAACGCAGCTAACCCTAACGCAGCTGATGCTTTACATACTAACGCTCAAAGTTATGCTCAAAAAGCAAATGAATCTGATGCAAATATTAAAACATTCCTTGCTCAAAATAACGCAGATGATATTATTAACAAGCTTACTAATGTGGCTAATGAATTCTTTAATTATTATCAAAATCTTATTTCAATTAAATCGATTCCTTCGATTTTACTAGGAATTAGTAACTTTACAAGAATTAAAAATGAACTTACTGATTCTCAACAAGATCATAATGTTCGTTTTGCTTTAAAAAATACAAACTCCGAAACTGCTGGTTTAACTACTAAAATTACTGATTATTTAAATGATCTTGTAAATATTAGTAATAATTCTTCAAATGATATTCGAAACGAAACAAGTGAAGGAAGTGTTTCCTTTGCTAACGGAACCCCAACTAATATAACAACTCAAAGAACTGATTATTTTAATAAATATAAAGAAATTGTTGTAGCAATAGCTAAAGCCAAAGAAAAACTAGATCAAATTGTTTTTGGAACAAGTGCAAATGATAATGATACCTTACAAAAAGTTCTTCATAAATTTATTGAAGGAGTCACTGGATTTGCTGGTAGAGCAAATATTGCCAATATTTTACAATTTATTGCTTCACAAACTCAACTAGCTCCTAATTTACCTGCTGCAGATGATAAATTTAGTGCCGTTAAAAATGAATATGCAAAAATTGCAAATCCTTCAATTGAAAGTGAAAATACACTCGCTAATTTACCAAAAAATGCTAGTGATATTGATATTTATAGTGCTATAAGTCGTGGCTTTTCATTTGCATTACAGTTATTTGATTGAACTAAAGATATAAATAATACTAACTTATTCTTTGATTATTTAACCAAATCAGAAAATGGAACATTAAATTATGAAGATATTGCTCCTAAGGACGATACTTCGCTAGAAAGCTTTAAACAAAAACTTGAAGATCCACAAATCACTGAAGAAAACATTGAAATTGATGGAACTATGCATTCAGCTAAAAAAATTAATCCGCAAATTAATGCTAATGGTGGCGGAATGCTAGGGGATTTATTTGATAAATTTAACATTCTTAAAGGAACAAATAATTTCTTTAATACAAGTAATGTTGAGGTGTTCCTTTACAAAGATACAGCTCCAAATTCTGAGTATGTACGTAGTCGTTTAACTGCTGATCCGTCTATAAAACGTGGATTTGTAAATTTATACTTTAGATTTACTAAGCCAACTTCATTAAATAATAATGATAGTGCTTTTGGAACTGTAACTAACTTTGGAATCAAGTTTGAAAATGTCGGAATTAACTTTAAAACTTTAGATCAATTTATTATTCATAAAGAAAATATTCAAGATACTAATAAACTAAATGAAACTTTATTTACTGCTGATCAAGCTGGATGAAACAACTTGCAAGCTCCAGTACGTTTATTTGGTGTATTTAACAAATATTCAACATTAAAATTAATTAGAGATAATAAATATTACTTTACTGAAGGAGTTAATGATCCAATTGATGCACCTGCTTCAAATACTACCAATTCTTCACCTAATTTTAGAGTTAAAGTTAAATTATCAGGACCTTATAAAGGTTGAAGTCAAGCTGGAAGTACTATTTTCTGAAAAACCTTAAATCCAAACTTTACTTCAGATACTGGATTACAGCATCAAAATGGAAATAATTATTTAGATGGTTTACTTTCTTCAAATGATCGAAATACTCATCACTATACAACTGATTATCAATACCAATATCAACAAAACGTCGATCAAGGTAAAAACTTATTATTTTTACCAATAGTTATCGGAATTCCTGTCTTTAGCACTACCGGAAGCACTAGAGAAGCTGGACTTATGGTTATTACCTGGCAGATTTTAAATCGCTTTGATAAAGACCCTTCATCTACGGTGCAAAATATTTCGCTTGGAAGCGCTGATGTTCTTAGGCATGTTGATATTTATAAGCGTACTACAGCTGGAAAAGCTGCCGGAGCACCAACAGCTAATGAACCGCAATTTTGAGATTATGTAATGAGTAAAATTCGAATTAGAGATCTTGCAAGTTTAACTTTTGATAATTTAAGAGGTTCTTCATTATGAGCCGCTGATGCAAATGTTGAAAAAGATACAGCTAATTCAGGAAAAGGTGGAGTTGGATATCAAGATTTTATGAATGTTGTTGAAAAATTTGATATCAAATTCAAACTACACTAA